From a single Macrobrachium rosenbergii isolate ZJJX-2024 chromosome 9, ASM4041242v1, whole genome shotgun sequence genomic region:
- the LOC136841760 gene encoding uncharacterized protein, with amino-acid sequence MAITHPNFKSIHDKIQTADDIYDAVGLILLHQGRFQKRYPPLEEREWTEDDLDDFKIDLEMVDRVYHVQCQKIDDSVEYELACRMDYRGRSLYLHVQVYTRYTWDGLVGEGETYLTYDPHVFLKSTINLDCNPQGIWQSMVEDGLPVEEPTEFDLQQAVDWRSVPMLKFLCHMAVYEKKEELQNYLELLPRPLANSVQEFLKVRCARDHRAEDFVRYPEYFGVYLSSSLAPL; translated from the coding sequence ATGGCAATCACTCACCCTAACTTCAAGAGCATCCATGACAAAATTCAAACGGCCGACGACATATATGATGCCGTCGGGTTGATCCTGCTACACCAAGGGAGGTTCCAGAAGAGATACCCGCCTCTGGAAGAGCGCGAATGGACTGAGGACGACCTCGATGACTTTAAGATCGATCTTGAAATGGTCGACCGTGTTTACCATGTCCAGTGCCAGAAAATCGACGACAGCGTCGAATACGAATTAGCATGTAGAATGGATTACAGAGGTCGATCTCTATACCTGCACGTCCAAGTATACACGCGCTATACTTGGGACGGGCTCGTGGGAGAAGGCGAAACTTACCTGACATACGATCCTCACGTGTTCTTAAAATCGACCATCAACCTTGACTGCAACCCTCAGGGAATATGGCAGTCGATGGTCGAAGATGGGCTCCCGGTGGAAGAGCCGACTGAGTTCGACCTCCAACAAGCAGTCGACTGGAGGAGTGTCCCTATGCTGAAGTTCTTGTGTCACATGGCGGTGTACGAAAAGAAGGAAGAGCTACAGAACTACCTCGAACTTCTGCCACGGCCTTTGGCCAACAGCGTTCAGGAGTTCCTCAAGGTGCGCTGTGCCAGGGACCACAGGGCAGAAGATTTCGTCAGGTACCCAGAGTACTTCGGGGTGTATCTTTCGTCGAGTTTAGCACCCCTATAA